One window of Saccharopolyspora phatthalungensis genomic DNA carries:
- a CDS encoding type II toxin-antitoxin system Phd/YefM family antitoxin produces the protein MERIGVRELRQNASKYLKRVAAGESILVTDRGRVVAVLNPPKRDQALYDELVATGELVPGDGGELPEPLPAAPTPNVSDRLLRRREQERF, from the coding sequence ATGGAGCGGATCGGCGTCCGCGAGCTGCGGCAGAACGCCAGCAAATACCTGAAGCGGGTCGCCGCCGGGGAGTCAATCCTGGTGACCGATCGCGGTCGGGTCGTCGCGGTACTCAATCCGCCCAAGCGGGACCAAGCCCTTTACGACGAACTCGTCGCCACCGGAGAACTCGTGCCCGGCGACGGCGGCGAGCTCCCCGAACCGTTGCCGGCAGCGCCGACCCCGAATGTGTCCGACCGGCTGCTGCGCAGGCGTGAACAGGAGCGGTTTTGA
- a CDS encoding penicillin-binding transpeptidase domain-containing protein: MVSSRILASVAALLLVPLAACSTGPSEKDVAASFVTAVASGDVAGAANQTDAPEQARQALETARRNLAPTAAHATVREVTEDAQGVPTARFDMSWDFGAGKVWNYGNEFKLVGQDQGWKVRWAPAVIHPQLGAGQTLSYQEQRPDPAPVLDRDGKQLMAPEQLITVSLSPQEAGDVPGVAASLAGALGSVDPAITRESIMDGAAKTPPGQPYVVVTLRQGDYDKVRSRIYDLPGVRFPAQTRLITTERGYGTQVLGGVARKVDEQVEANAGWRVVTRDATGNEVAELHAVAARPVAPTNVTLGDRTQRAAEQAVDPVPQAAMLVAMQPSTGEVLAVAQNAAADAQGPVALSGQYPPGSTFKTVTATAGLEAGKVGIDTPVDCPGTKVFDGRVLPNDKEFDLGRVPLRTAFARSCNTSFAQLAVDLPGQALTDAAHRLGLGVDFDMAGATTITGKVPPGDSTVLRAENGIGQGTVLASPFGMALVTSSIARGQMPVPTLIRGTQTKADAAPQPPSQQSLDQLRAMMREVVTGGTAVALAGSGDVRGKTGTAQFGDGTHSHGWFVGYRGDLALAVLVTDAGSSGPAVEAAKRFLATT; the protein is encoded by the coding sequence ATGGTTTCCTCGCGGATCTTGGCCAGCGTGGCGGCACTGCTGCTGGTGCCGTTGGCCGCGTGCAGCACCGGGCCCTCCGAAAAGGACGTTGCGGCGTCCTTCGTGACCGCTGTCGCGTCGGGCGACGTGGCGGGTGCGGCGAATCAGACCGACGCGCCGGAGCAGGCGCGGCAAGCGCTGGAGACCGCTCGGCGCAACCTCGCGCCGACGGCCGCGCACGCGACCGTCCGAGAGGTGACCGAAGACGCCCAGGGGGTGCCGACGGCGCGGTTCGACATGTCCTGGGACTTCGGCGCGGGCAAGGTCTGGAATTACGGGAACGAGTTCAAGCTCGTCGGCCAGGACCAGGGCTGGAAGGTCCGCTGGGCACCGGCGGTGATCCATCCGCAACTGGGCGCCGGGCAGACGTTGTCCTACCAGGAACAGCGGCCCGATCCGGCGCCGGTGCTGGATCGCGACGGAAAGCAGCTCATGGCTCCGGAGCAGCTGATCACCGTGAGCCTGAGCCCGCAGGAGGCCGGTGACGTGCCCGGGGTCGCGGCATCCTTGGCCGGTGCGCTGGGCAGCGTCGATCCCGCCATCACGCGGGAGTCCATTATGGACGGTGCGGCCAAAACGCCTCCGGGGCAGCCGTACGTGGTGGTTACGCTGCGGCAGGGCGACTACGACAAGGTCAGATCCCGGATCTACGACCTGCCGGGCGTCCGGTTCCCGGCGCAAACCCGGTTGATCACCACCGAGCGCGGGTACGGCACGCAGGTGCTCGGGGGCGTGGCCCGCAAGGTCGACGAGCAGGTCGAGGCCAACGCCGGGTGGCGCGTCGTCACGCGCGATGCGACCGGCAACGAGGTCGCGGAGCTGCACGCCGTGGCCGCACGGCCGGTCGCACCGACCAACGTGACACTCGGCGACCGCACGCAGCGAGCCGCCGAGCAGGCGGTGGATCCGGTGCCGCAGGCCGCGATGCTGGTGGCAATGCAGCCGTCCACCGGCGAGGTGCTCGCCGTGGCACAGAACGCCGCCGCCGACGCGCAGGGCCCGGTGGCGTTGTCCGGTCAATACCCGCCTGGTTCGACCTTCAAGACGGTCACCGCGACCGCCGGGCTGGAGGCCGGCAAGGTCGGCATCGATACGCCGGTGGATTGCCCGGGAACGAAGGTGTTCGACGGCCGGGTGCTGCCCAACGACAAGGAGTTCGATCTCGGCCGGGTCCCGTTGCGGACGGCGTTCGCGCGGTCCTGCAACACGTCGTTCGCGCAGCTCGCGGTCGATCTCCCCGGCCAGGCGCTGACCGATGCGGCGCACCGGCTCGGCCTCGGCGTGGACTTCGACATGGCCGGTGCGACCACGATCACCGGCAAGGTGCCGCCCGGTGACAGCACGGTGCTGCGCGCGGAAAACGGCATCGGGCAGGGCACCGTGCTGGCCAGCCCGTTCGGCATGGCGCTGGTGACTTCGTCGATCGCCCGGGGACAGATGCCGGTGCCAACACTGATCCGCGGCACCCAGACCAAGGCCGACGCCGCCCCGCAGCCGCCTTCGCAGCAGTCCCTGGACCAGCTCCGCGCGATGATGCGCGAGGTGGTCACCGGCGGGACGGCGGTCGCGCTGGCCGGTTCCGGCGACGTCCGGGGCAAGACCGGGACCGCGCAGTTCGGTGACGGCACCCACTCGCACGGCTGGTTCGTCGGCTACCGCGGTGACCTGGCGCTCGCGGTGCTGGTGACCGACGCGGGCTCGTCGGGACCGGCCGTCGAGGCGGCGAAGCGGTTCCTGGCGACCACCTGA
- a CDS encoding cobyric acid synthase: MNALLVAGTTSDAGKSVVTAGICRWLARGGARVAPFKAQNMSNNSVVTPDGGEIGRAQALQAAACGVEPSVRFNPVLLKPGSDRSSQVVVLGHVSGEVTAMSYRARKAALLDTVVSTLDGLRADYDYVVCEGAGSPAEINLRANDIANMGLAQAAGLPVLVVGDIDRGGVFAQLYGTLALLDAADQALVAGFLINKFRGDPALLEPGLDQLRSLTGRPVHGVLPWAEELWLDAEDSLSYVADGVVGRPAPPSGGQWLRVAVPRLPRISNATDVEALAAEPGVAVRFVTEPSRLADADLVVLPGSKSTVADLDWLRRSGLAEAIRAHARAGMPVAGICGGFQMLTRHISDEVESGMGVVDGLGLLDLEIEFAPSKILARPSGRAFGEPVAGYEIHHGVAVRRGDLAPLVSLPDGKAEGGVAESVLGTHWHGLFENDAFRRAFLRWAAERAGREGFEPAADTVFAEVRAGQLDLLGDLVEKHLDTDALRRLLDRGVPAGLPRLRQELG, translated from the coding sequence GTGAACGCACTGCTGGTCGCTGGGACGACGTCGGATGCCGGGAAGAGCGTGGTCACCGCCGGGATCTGTCGTTGGCTGGCGCGCGGCGGCGCTCGGGTCGCGCCGTTCAAGGCGCAGAACATGTCCAACAACTCCGTGGTCACGCCCGATGGCGGCGAGATCGGGCGGGCCCAGGCATTGCAGGCCGCCGCGTGCGGTGTCGAGCCTTCGGTGCGGTTCAATCCGGTGCTGCTCAAGCCCGGTAGCGACCGCAGTTCGCAGGTTGTGGTGCTGGGGCACGTCTCCGGCGAGGTGACCGCGATGTCCTACCGGGCCCGCAAGGCCGCCTTGCTGGACACTGTCGTGTCCACACTGGACGGTCTGCGCGCCGACTACGACTACGTGGTATGTGAGGGTGCCGGGTCGCCGGCCGAGATCAACCTGCGGGCCAACGACATCGCCAACATGGGCCTCGCGCAGGCCGCCGGGCTGCCGGTGCTGGTAGTCGGCGACATCGACCGCGGCGGGGTGTTCGCCCAGCTCTACGGCACCCTCGCGTTGCTGGACGCGGCGGACCAGGCGCTGGTCGCCGGGTTCCTGATCAACAAGTTTCGCGGCGATCCGGCGTTGCTGGAACCGGGCTTGGACCAACTGCGCTCGCTGACCGGCCGCCCGGTGCACGGCGTGCTGCCGTGGGCCGAGGAGCTGTGGCTGGACGCCGAGGACTCGCTGTCCTACGTGGCAGACGGGGTGGTCGGGCGCCCCGCCCCGCCAAGCGGCGGCCAGTGGTTGCGCGTCGCGGTGCCGAGGCTGCCGCGGATCTCCAACGCAACCGATGTGGAGGCGCTGGCCGCCGAACCGGGCGTCGCGGTTCGGTTCGTCACCGAGCCGTCGCGGCTGGCCGATGCGGACCTGGTCGTGCTGCCCGGCTCGAAGTCGACGGTCGCGGACCTGGACTGGCTGCGACGCAGCGGCCTGGCCGAGGCGATCCGGGCGCATGCCCGCGCCGGAATGCCGGTGGCCGGGATCTGCGGCGGTTTCCAGATGCTGACCCGGCACATCAGCGACGAGGTCGAGTCCGGGATGGGCGTGGTCGACGGGCTCGGATTGCTGGACCTGGAGATCGAGTTCGCGCCGAGCAAGATCCTGGCCCGGCCGAGCGGCCGGGCCTTCGGCGAACCCGTTGCGGGCTACGAGATCCACCACGGTGTCGCGGTCCGCCGCGGCGACCTGGCACCGCTGGTGAGTCTGCCCGACGGGAAGGCCGAAGGAGGCGTGGCCGAATCGGTGCTCGGCACCCACTGGCACGGGCTGTTCGAGAACGACGCGTTCCGGCGGGCCTTCCTGCGCTGGGCAGCGGAGCGGGCCGGGCGGGAGGGCTTCGAACCGGCCGCCGACACGGTCTTCGCCGAGGTCCGCGCCGGGCAACTGGACCTGCTCGGGGACCTGGTGGAAAAGCACCTGGACACCGATGCCCTGCGCCGCCTCCTCGACCGGGGCGTGCCCGCCGGTCTTCCACGGCTGCGCCAGGAGCTCGGGTGA
- a CDS encoding M50 family metallopeptidase produces the protein MLVVVGILIFFLGLLFSIAWHELGHLATAKLFGIKVTQYMVGFGRTIWSKRTGDTEYGVKLIPFGGYIRMIGMFPPKKDEKYGRTASSAPWRAMIEDARQMSAEEITPEDAHRQFYQRSPWKRVIVMMAGPVMNLILAVGIFTAILMGHGIQTPTTTVSTVSECVLPADAKNTAVCPPGATPAPAAAAGFKPGDRIVEFNGKPYGSWDDLQLAIRGTAGAVPVVVERDGHRVTLTANLLRTERPKIGSTSEYEMVGFLGLTPTSHLVKQDFGGVVKTIGGFVSLTAQKVVELPQRVPDLVSAIFGGERHQDSPVGIVGASRLGGEVLASDSIGVDDRIILMFNLLAGVNLSLFVFNMLPVLPLDGGHIAGAVWEGIRRRFAKLVRRPDPGPFDTARLMPLAYAVSLIFIAYSLLVLVADIVNPVTLF, from the coding sequence ATGCTGGTCGTAGTTGGCATCCTGATCTTCTTCCTCGGGCTGCTGTTCTCCATCGCGTGGCATGAATTGGGGCACCTGGCCACCGCGAAGCTGTTCGGGATCAAGGTCACCCAGTACATGGTCGGCTTCGGCCGCACCATCTGGTCGAAGCGGACGGGCGACACCGAATACGGCGTGAAGCTCATCCCGTTCGGCGGCTACATCCGGATGATCGGCATGTTCCCGCCCAAGAAGGACGAGAAGTACGGGCGCACCGCGTCGTCCGCGCCATGGCGGGCGATGATCGAGGACGCCCGGCAGATGTCCGCCGAGGAGATCACGCCCGAGGACGCGCACCGGCAGTTCTACCAGCGCAGCCCGTGGAAGCGGGTCATCGTGATGATGGCCGGGCCGGTGATGAACCTCATCCTCGCGGTCGGCATCTTCACGGCGATCCTGATGGGCCACGGCATCCAGACCCCGACCACGACGGTCTCGACGGTCAGCGAGTGCGTGCTGCCCGCCGACGCCAAGAACACGGCGGTCTGCCCGCCCGGCGCGACCCCCGCTCCGGCCGCCGCCGCCGGGTTCAAACCGGGCGACCGGATCGTGGAGTTCAACGGCAAGCCCTACGGCTCGTGGGACGACCTGCAACTGGCCATCCGCGGCACCGCGGGTGCGGTGCCGGTCGTCGTCGAGCGCGACGGCCACCGGGTGACGCTGACGGCGAACCTGCTGCGGACCGAGCGGCCGAAGATCGGCTCGACCAGCGAGTACGAGATGGTCGGATTCCTCGGCCTCACCCCGACCTCGCACCTGGTCAAGCAGGACTTCGGCGGCGTGGTGAAGACCATCGGCGGCTTCGTCAGTCTCACCGCGCAGAAGGTCGTCGAGCTACCGCAGCGGGTGCCCGACCTGGTCAGCGCGATCTTCGGCGGCGAACGACACCAGGATTCGCCGGTCGGCATCGTCGGTGCGAGCCGACTGGGCGGCGAGGTGCTGGCCTCGGACAGCATCGGCGTCGACGACCGGATCATCTTGATGTTCAACCTGCTGGCGGGCGTGAACCTGTCGTTGTTCGTGTTCAACATGCTGCCGGTTCTGCCGCTGGACGGCGGGCACATCGCGGGCGCGGTGTGGGAGGGCATCCGCCGCCGGTTCGCCAAGCTGGTGCGGCGGCCGGACCCCGGCCCGTTCGACACGGCCCGGCTGATGCCGCTGGCGTACGCGGTGAGCCTGATCTTCATCGCCTACTCGCTGCTGGTCCTGGTCGCCGACATCGTGAACCCGGTGACGCTTTTCTAG
- a CDS encoding CynX/NimT family MFS transporter, with protein sequence MADQNATPPAADRHPDALSLENEGAAETVLPNRHVAVAGGGLLLAGVALAAANMRPAVTSLASVLGEVRDSLGASSTWASVVTSVPTLCFGLAGIGAPLLARRMGINKVVGGSLAVLTGAMLLRVVNGPWAVLGGTVLVCAAIAMCNVLIPVVVKESFPTRVGMATALYTTAMAAGGSAGSALTPYLNSATGSWRLSLATWAVVALTALCVWLPATARRTPTRQVAGPASKGPRRSLMRSPLAWVITIYFALQSLVAYVVMGWMPEVLKDAGMDGATAGMLLGLLLLVGVPSNMILPPLVTRTRSQSGWAIGFAVLTLTGVSGLLLAPMAMPVVWALAIGVGMSGFPLALVFISLRTVNAADTGALSAMSQSIGYLISSVGPFLFGVLHDVTGTWSVSLSAIVVLVAVQAVFGVIAGRPRTI encoded by the coding sequence GTGGCTGACCAGAATGCCACCCCACCCGCAGCCGATCGCCACCCGGACGCGCTTTCGCTCGAGAACGAGGGCGCAGCCGAGACGGTTCTGCCCAACCGGCACGTAGCCGTCGCCGGTGGTGGGCTGCTGCTGGCCGGGGTTGCGCTGGCAGCGGCGAACATGCGCCCGGCGGTTACCAGCCTGGCGTCCGTGCTCGGTGAAGTTCGTGACTCGCTCGGTGCCTCCAGCACCTGGGCGAGCGTGGTGACCTCGGTGCCCACGCTGTGCTTCGGGCTCGCGGGCATCGGCGCGCCGCTGCTGGCCAGGCGGATGGGCATCAACAAGGTCGTCGGCGGCTCGCTTGCCGTGCTGACCGGCGCGATGCTGCTGCGGGTCGTCAACGGCCCGTGGGCGGTGCTGGGCGGCACCGTCCTGGTCTGCGCCGCGATCGCGATGTGCAACGTGCTGATCCCGGTGGTGGTCAAGGAGTCCTTCCCGACCCGCGTCGGGATGGCCACCGCGCTCTACACCACCGCGATGGCAGCGGGCGGCTCCGCCGGTTCGGCGCTGACGCCCTACCTGAACTCCGCCACCGGCAGCTGGCGATTATCGCTGGCGACCTGGGCGGTGGTGGCGCTGACCGCGCTGTGCGTGTGGTTGCCCGCGACGGCTCGCCGCACTCCGACCCGGCAGGTGGCGGGCCCCGCTTCGAAAGGGCCACGCCGTTCGCTGATGCGCAGCCCGCTGGCGTGGGTGATCACCATTTACTTCGCGCTGCAATCACTGGTCGCCTACGTCGTGATGGGCTGGATGCCCGAGGTGCTCAAAGACGCTGGGATGGACGGCGCGACCGCAGGCATGCTGCTCGGGTTGTTGTTGCTGGTCGGCGTGCCGAGCAACATGATCTTGCCGCCACTGGTGACCAGGACACGCAGCCAGTCCGGCTGGGCCATTGGGTTCGCGGTGCTGACCCTTACCGGTGTGTCCGGGTTGCTGCTGGCACCGATGGCCATGCCGGTGGTGTGGGCGCTGGCGATCGGCGTCGGGATGAGCGGGTTCCCGCTGGCCCTCGTGTTCATCTCGCTGCGCACCGTCAACGCGGCCGACACCGGGGCGCTGTCCGCGATGTCGCAGAGCATCGGCTACCTGATCTCATCCGTCGGGCCGTTCCTTTTCGGCGTGCTGCACGACGTCACCGGTACGTGGTCGGTCTCGCTGTCGGCGATCGTGGTTCTCGTCGCGGTGCAGGCGGTCTTCGGCGTCATCGCGGGCCGCCCGCGCACCATCTAG
- a CDS encoding type II toxin-antitoxin system VapC family toxin: MIYFDSSALVKLIAPEPESRALSQWIRERWERPRVTSALSKVDVLRTFREVGPAAEDLASIIVSKIDQLPVKQDVLDVATELRCNVGPVDAIHLASACKIKDGLHAYVSYDPALLAAAEDAGLATASPGVN; the protein is encoded by the coding sequence TTGATCTATTTCGATTCCTCCGCGCTGGTCAAACTGATCGCGCCCGAGCCGGAGAGCAGGGCGTTGAGCCAGTGGATCCGCGAGCGCTGGGAGCGCCCCCGCGTCACCAGCGCGTTGTCGAAGGTGGACGTGCTGCGCACGTTCCGTGAGGTCGGCCCGGCCGCCGAAGATCTAGCGTCGATCATCGTGTCGAAGATCGACCAGCTGCCGGTGAAGCAAGACGTGCTGGACGTGGCAACCGAGCTGCGGTGCAACGTCGGGCCGGTGGACGCCATCCACCTCGCGTCCGCCTGCAAGATCAAGGACGGCCTGCATGCTTACGTCTCCTACGACCCGGCATTGCTGGCGGCGGCCGAAGACGCGGGCCTGGCCACCGCATCCCCCGGCGTGAACTGA
- a CDS encoding FadR/GntR family transcriptional regulator, protein MPLVTAKRTGLVDQVITQIRELVSSGEWPLGEKIPPEAELVTALGVGRNTVREAVRALSHVGLLEVRQGDGTFVRATNEISGAVRKLCGPELRQVLEVRRALEVEGARLAAGARTDDDLRELEVCLADRNAAVQRLDRAEVVATDAEFHRRLVAASHNPVLISLYEGIREAVASSVATTFDPAIPPEQHVSHTELLAAVRDGEPRRAAEEAGAFLDELLAQMGSEGQSPKSV, encoded by the coding sequence GTGCCTTTGGTCACCGCCAAACGGACCGGGCTGGTCGATCAGGTCATCACCCAGATCCGGGAGCTCGTGTCGTCCGGGGAATGGCCGCTGGGCGAGAAGATCCCGCCCGAGGCCGAGCTCGTGACCGCTCTCGGCGTCGGACGCAACACCGTTCGCGAAGCGGTGCGTGCGCTCTCGCACGTCGGCCTGCTGGAAGTGCGGCAGGGCGACGGCACGTTCGTGCGCGCCACGAACGAGATCTCCGGGGCGGTGCGCAAGCTCTGCGGCCCCGAGCTGCGCCAAGTCCTGGAAGTCCGGCGCGCGCTGGAGGTGGAGGGCGCGCGGCTGGCCGCCGGGGCGCGAACCGATGACGACCTGCGCGAGCTGGAGGTTTGCCTGGCCGACCGCAACGCCGCGGTGCAACGCCTGGACCGCGCGGAGGTCGTCGCCACCGATGCCGAGTTCCACCGCCGGCTGGTCGCGGCTTCGCACAACCCGGTGTTGATCTCGCTCTACGAGGGGATCCGCGAGGCGGTGGCCTCCAGCGTGGCAACCACTTTCGACCCGGCGATCCCGCCGGAGCAGCACGTCTCGCACACCGAACTGCTGGCCGCCGTGCGCGATGGCGAGCCGCGCCGAGCCGCCGAGGAAGCGGGCGCGTTCCTCGACGAACTGCTCGCCCAGATGGGGTCGGAAGGGCAGTCGCCGAAGTCGGTTTGA
- the map gene encoding type I methionyl aminopeptidase, with product MPVRAPLKPGVQTPRRPVPAHIERPEYVDKPAPKRNTDPYVQPPEIIEAMRVAGKLAAQALVEAGKAVQPGVATDEVDAVVHEFFCDHGVYPSTLGYRGFPKSSCTSLNEVICHGIPDTTVIQDGDIVNVDVTGFIGGVHGDTNATFLAGEVSDEVRLLVERTHESLMRGIKAAKPGRQLNVIGRVIESYAKRFGYGVVRDFTGHGIGRSFHSGLVILHYDEPSVQTVLEPGMTFTIEPMITLGTHEYDMWDDGWTVTTKDKSWTAQFEHTILITEEGNEILTLP from the coding sequence ATGCCGGTTCGAGCTCCGTTGAAGCCAGGCGTGCAGACGCCGCGTCGCCCAGTCCCAGCGCACATCGAGCGCCCCGAATACGTCGACAAACCGGCCCCCAAGCGCAACACCGACCCCTACGTGCAGCCGCCCGAGATCATCGAGGCGATGCGGGTGGCGGGCAAGCTCGCCGCGCAGGCCCTGGTCGAGGCGGGCAAGGCGGTGCAGCCCGGCGTCGCCACCGACGAGGTCGACGCGGTGGTGCACGAGTTCTTCTGCGACCACGGGGTCTACCCGTCGACGTTGGGTTACCGGGGCTTTCCGAAGTCGTCCTGCACCTCGCTGAACGAGGTGATCTGCCACGGCATCCCGGATACGACGGTGATCCAGGACGGCGACATCGTCAACGTCGACGTGACCGGCTTCATCGGCGGGGTGCACGGCGACACCAACGCGACGTTCCTGGCGGGAGAGGTTTCCGACGAGGTGCGGCTGCTGGTGGAGCGCACCCACGAGTCGCTGATGCGGGGGATCAAGGCGGCCAAGCCGGGGCGTCAGCTCAACGTGATCGGCCGGGTCATCGAGTCCTATGCCAAGCGGTTCGGCTACGGCGTGGTGCGCGACTTCACCGGGCACGGCATCGGTCGCTCGTTCCACAGCGGACTGGTGATCCTGCACTATGACGAGCCGTCGGTGCAGACCGTCCTGGAACCGGGGATGACCTTCACCATCGAGCCGATGATCACCCTCGGCACCCACGAGTACGACATGTGGGACGACGGCTGGACGGTGACCACCAAGGACAAGAGCTGGACGGCCCAGTTCGAACACACCATCCTGATCACCGAAGAAGGCAACGAAATCCTCACCCTGCCGTAG
- a CDS encoding GNAT family N-acetyltransferase — protein sequence MLKLAGARLLEERDALLVRSVLDSVPVAACMVAARVEEAGLNPLRLGGELWGYGGKLTGMCFSGANLIPLRGGAGAMRAFADRALRRRRVCSSLVGPTEQVLALWEEVAAQWGPAREVRAEQPLMALADPPQVTPDPLVRPVRPDELERYLPAAVAMFTEEVGVDPSSDGGAATYRARVADLIASGRAFARFEGGEVVFKAEIGALSGTVGQIQGVWVHPDRRSTGLGTAGTAAVADRLVRGLGRTASLYVNDYNVAARLAYRKVGFRRVGSFSTVLF from the coding sequence GTGCTCAAGCTCGCCGGTGCACGGCTATTGGAGGAACGCGACGCGCTGCTGGTCCGTTCCGTACTGGATTCTGTCCCGGTAGCGGCCTGCATGGTGGCCGCGCGCGTCGAGGAGGCCGGCCTCAACCCGTTGCGCCTCGGCGGCGAGCTCTGGGGGTACGGCGGCAAGCTCACCGGGATGTGCTTCTCGGGCGCGAACCTGATTCCGCTGCGGGGCGGGGCCGGCGCGATGCGAGCCTTCGCCGATCGTGCGCTGCGCCGCCGCCGCGTGTGCTCGTCGCTGGTCGGGCCGACCGAGCAGGTGCTGGCGCTCTGGGAGGAGGTCGCCGCGCAGTGGGGTCCGGCGCGCGAGGTGCGCGCCGAGCAGCCGCTCATGGCGCTCGCCGACCCGCCGCAGGTGACGCCGGATCCACTGGTGCGGCCGGTGCGCCCGGACGAGCTGGAGCGGTACCTGCCCGCGGCGGTCGCGATGTTCACCGAGGAAGTCGGGGTGGACCCGTCCAGCGACGGCGGCGCCGCGACCTACCGGGCGCGCGTCGCCGACCTGATCGCCAGCGGCCGGGCGTTCGCCCGCTTCGAGGGCGGCGAGGTGGTGTTCAAGGCCGAGATCGGTGCGCTGTCGGGCACCGTGGGGCAGATCCAGGGGGTTTGGGTGCACCCGGATCGGCGCAGCACCGGGCTGGGTACCGCGGGCACCGCCGCGGTGGCGGATCGCCTGGTGCGCGGCCTGGGCCGCACCGCGAGCCTCTACGTCAACGACTACAACGTCGCGGCCCGGCTCGCCTACCGCAAGGTCGGCTTCCGCCGCGTCGGCTCCTTCAGCACCGTCCTCTTCTAG
- a CDS encoding type II toxin-antitoxin system Phd/YefM family antitoxin produces the protein MAAEFSVDEARERLVELLDRAESGEEIVITRFGAPSVRLQAAPARSTGRFAAGVIAAAWVAPDTGDAFDVGTDYWPDSSA, from the coding sequence ATGGCTGCCGAGTTCTCCGTTGATGAAGCCCGCGAGCGGCTGGTGGAGCTGCTCGATCGCGCCGAATCGGGGGAGGAGATCGTGATCACTCGCTTCGGCGCGCCCTCGGTGCGGCTGCAAGCCGCGCCCGCCCGATCCACCGGACGCTTCGCCGCAGGCGTGATCGCGGCGGCATGGGTCGCCCCGGACACGGGCGACGCGTTCGACGTCGGAACGGACTACTGGCCGGACTCCTCGGCCTGA
- the ispG gene encoding flavodoxin-dependent (E)-4-hydroxy-3-methylbut-2-enyl-diphosphate synthase, which produces MTVDLGMPAAPAPVLAERRKTRQLQVGAVGVGSEFPVSVQSMTTTNTADINGTLQQIAELTAAGCDIVRVACPSADDAEALPAIAAKSQIPVIADIHFQPKYVFAAIEAGCAAVRVNPGNIKKFDDKVKEIAQAAKDHGTPIRIGVNAGSLDPRLMRKYGKATPEALAESALWEASLFAEHDFQDLKISVKHNDPVVMVRAYEILAESCDYPLHLGVTEAGPAFQGTIKSAVAFGALLRQGIGDTIRVSLSAPPVEEIKVGTQILQSLNLRPRKLEIVSCPSCGRAQVDVYKLAEEVTAGLEGMEVPLRVAVMGCVVNGPGEAREADLGVASGNGKGQIFVKGEVIKTVPEHQIVETLIEEAMRIAEDMEPADDETGAPVVTVS; this is translated from the coding sequence ATGACCGTCGATCTGGGCATGCCCGCGGCGCCGGCGCCGGTGCTAGCGGAACGGCGCAAGACCCGGCAGTTGCAGGTCGGAGCGGTCGGGGTGGGCAGCGAATTCCCCGTCTCCGTGCAGTCGATGACGACGACCAACACCGCGGACATCAATGGCACGTTGCAGCAGATCGCGGAGTTGACCGCGGCGGGATGCGACATCGTGCGAGTGGCGTGTCCGAGTGCCGATGATGCGGAGGCGTTGCCCGCGATCGCGGCGAAGTCGCAGATCCCGGTGATCGCCGACATCCACTTCCAGCCCAAGTACGTGTTCGCGGCGATCGAGGCCGGGTGCGCGGCGGTGCGGGTGAATCCGGGCAACATCAAGAAGTTCGACGACAAGGTCAAGGAGATCGCCCAGGCGGCCAAGGACCACGGGACGCCGATCCGGATCGGGGTCAACGCGGGATCGCTGGATCCGCGGTTGATGCGGAAGTACGGCAAGGCGACGCCCGAGGCGTTGGCGGAGTCGGCGTTGTGGGAGGCGAGCCTGTTCGCCGAGCACGATTTCCAAGATCTGAAGATCTCGGTCAAGCACAACGATCCGGTCGTCATGGTGCGGGCGTACGAGATCCTGGCCGAGAGCTGTGATTACCCGCTGCACCTGGGGGTGACGGAGGCCGGGCCGGCGTTTCAGGGCACGATCAAGTCGGCGGTGGCTTTCGGGGCGTTGCTGCGGCAGGGGATCGGGGACACGATCCGGGTGTCGCTATCGGCGCCGCCGGTGGAAGAGATCAAGGTCGGCACGCAGATCTTGCAGTCGTTGAACCTGCGGCCGCGGAAGTTGGAGATCGTGTCGTGTCCGTCGTGCGGACGGGCGCAGGTGGATGTGTACAAGCTGGCCGAGGAGGTCACCGCCGGACTGGAGGGCATGGAGGTGCCCCTGCGGGTGGCGGTGATGGGGTGCGTGGTCAACGGTCCGGGTGAGGCGCGGGAGGCCGATCTCGGGGTGGCCTCGGGCAACGGCAAGGGACAGATCTTCGTCAAGGGCGAGGTGATCAAGACGGTGCCCGAGCACCAGATCGTCGAGACCCTGATCGAAGAGGCCATGCGCATCGCCGAGGACATGGAACCCGCCGACGACGAGACCGGAGCGCCGGTCGTCACTGTCAGCTGA